Proteins found in one Fodinicurvata sp. EGI_FJ10296 genomic segment:
- the ptsP gene encoding phosphoenolpyruvate--protein phosphotransferase, with translation MIQLGGARSGHAVGGRAKARRRGAVPAPDIGSGAGSGGGFPTGSGAGGSGSGGGSGGGAGGGGHGPTASRRLLARLRDIMAGSGSAQERLDKIVRMIAAEMVAEVCSCYVMRPGEVLELFATIGLNPDAVHRTRLQVGQGLVGEVAATARAQVIANAPQHPKFVYRPETGEDPYQSFMGVPILRGGKVRGVLVIQNQQRRTYSEEEVETLLTIAMVVAELVAARGPSGPDQAGGIDANEGMMPARIEGVTLNPGLAMGTAVPHRPQLTIRQMVAEDADVEHSRLRDALAAMHSSIDHLVAVTEARGDPESRDILETYRMFAEDRGWLNRINEAISTGLTAEASVQRVQNDMRARMAHMTDPYLRERINDFEDLANRLLLHLSGKTSVASSGTLPEAIVLVARSLGPADLLDYDQEKLVAVVLEDGSSASHVAILARALGLPMVARCADVMQIVEPFDQIIVDGDNAQVFVRPAEDVQDLFAQTLALRAERAKEYAGLIDKPALSRDGVCVSLQINAGLMVDLAHLHEVGADGVGLFRTEIPFMVRSSYPDVEAQTDLYTDVFDRADGKLVSFRTLDIGGDKALPYFPHDDRENPALGWRAIRIGLDRPAMLRQQIRALVGAARGRPFRLMFPMVAHCGEFDAARKLAVMECERARRRGQPVSAYMEIGVMLEVPALIWQLDDLLARADFVSIGSNDLMQYLFAADRGNPHMATRYDALCAPMIDVLEGLAARAAAAGVPISVCGEMAGRPLDAMVLVALGFRTLSMSSGSVGPVKAMIRSLDVAALRAYLETIRRLPGQGLREKLRSYARDSKIAI, from the coding sequence ATGATCCAGCTCGGCGGCGCCCGGTCGGGGCACGCGGTCGGCGGCAGAGCCAAAGCCAGGAGGCGCGGCGCCGTCCCGGCACCCGACATCGGGTCTGGCGCGGGATCGGGCGGCGGTTTCCCGACTGGCAGTGGTGCCGGTGGCAGCGGTTCGGGGGGCGGTTCCGGAGGCGGCGCGGGTGGCGGAGGCCATGGGCCCACGGCATCTCGCCGTCTGCTGGCGAGATTGCGCGACATCATGGCCGGATCCGGTTCCGCTCAGGAACGGCTCGACAAGATTGTCCGGATGATCGCTGCCGAAATGGTGGCCGAAGTCTGCTCTTGCTATGTCATGCGCCCGGGCGAAGTGCTGGAGCTGTTCGCGACGATCGGCCTCAATCCCGACGCGGTTCATCGAACGCGGCTGCAGGTCGGGCAGGGGCTGGTCGGTGAGGTTGCCGCGACCGCGCGTGCCCAGGTCATCGCAAATGCGCCGCAACATCCGAAATTCGTGTACCGCCCCGAGACAGGCGAGGATCCGTATCAATCCTTCATGGGCGTCCCGATACTGCGGGGCGGAAAGGTCCGCGGTGTGCTTGTCATCCAGAATCAACAGCGCCGGACCTATAGCGAGGAAGAAGTCGAAACGCTTCTGACGATCGCCATGGTCGTGGCCGAACTGGTCGCTGCCCGCGGGCCCTCGGGACCGGATCAGGCCGGCGGTATCGACGCCAACGAAGGAATGATGCCAGCCCGCATTGAGGGGGTCACGCTGAATCCGGGCCTGGCAATGGGAACTGCGGTACCTCACCGGCCGCAACTGACGATCCGCCAGATGGTTGCAGAAGACGCGGATGTCGAGCATAGCCGGCTGCGGGATGCATTGGCGGCGATGCATTCCTCGATCGATCATCTCGTGGCTGTTACCGAAGCGCGGGGCGACCCCGAAAGCCGCGATATCCTCGAAACCTATCGAATGTTCGCCGAGGACAGAGGCTGGCTGAACCGGATCAACGAGGCCATCAGCACGGGCCTGACGGCCGAAGCATCTGTGCAGCGGGTCCAGAACGACATGCGCGCCCGGATGGCGCATATGACGGATCCGTATCTGCGCGAGCGAATCAACGATTTCGAGGATCTGGCCAACCGGCTCTTGCTGCATCTATCCGGCAAAACGTCGGTTGCGTCGTCCGGTACGCTGCCGGAAGCCATCGTCCTGGTGGCCCGGTCGCTCGGCCCGGCCGACCTGCTTGATTACGATCAGGAAAAGCTGGTTGCGGTCGTGCTTGAGGACGGCTCGTCCGCCAGCCATGTGGCCATTCTTGCCCGGGCTCTCGGGCTTCCGATGGTGGCGCGGTGCGCCGACGTCATGCAGATTGTCGAGCCGTTCGACCAGATCATCGTCGATGGTGACAACGCTCAGGTTTTCGTCAGGCCCGCCGAAGACGTCCAGGATCTGTTCGCTCAGACGCTCGCCCTCAGGGCTGAACGGGCGAAGGAATACGCCGGTCTGATCGACAAGCCGGCGCTCAGCCGCGACGGCGTTTGCGTCAGCCTGCAGATCAACGCGGGGTTGATGGTCGATCTGGCCCATCTGCACGAGGTGGGGGCTGATGGCGTAGGGCTGTTCAGAACGGAAATTCCGTTCATGGTCCGATCGAGCTATCCCGATGTCGAGGCGCAGACGGATCTGTATACCGATGTTTTCGACCGCGCCGACGGAAAGCTGGTGAGCTTTCGGACCCTTGATATCGGGGGTGACAAGGCGCTGCCCTACTTCCCGCATGACGACCGGGAGAATCCGGCGCTGGGCTGGCGGGCGATCCGCATCGGCCTCGACCGACCGGCAATGCTGCGCCAGCAGATACGGGCCCTTGTCGGCGCTGCGCGTGGCCGCCCGTTCCGGCTGATGTTTCCGATGGTGGCCCATTGCGGCGAGTTCGATGCGGCGCGGAAGCTGGCGGTCATGGAATGCGAAAGGGCCAGGCGGCGGGGCCAGCCGGTATCGGCGTATATGGAAATCGGCGTCATGCTCGAAGTGCCTGCGCTGATATGGCAGCTCGACGATCTGCTGGCGCGGGCGGATTTCGTGTCCATCGGGTCCAACGATCTGATGCAGTATCTTTTTGCGGCCGATCGCGGCAATCCGCATATGGCAACTCGGTATGACGCACTTTGCGCGCCGATGATCGATGTACTGGAGGGTCTCGCGGCGCGCGCGGCGGCTGCGGGTGTTCCCATTTCCGTATGCGGGGAAATGGCTGGCCGGCCTCTTGACGCCATGGTCCTGGTGGCTTTGGGTTTCAGAACGCTTTCGATGTCATCAGGTTCGGTCGGCCCGGTCAAGGCAATGATCCGCAGCCTTGATGTTGCCGCGCTTCGGGCGTATCTCGAAACCATAAGGCGATTGCCGGGCCAGGGACTCAGAGAGAAGCTGCGTTCCTATGCTCGGGATAGTAAGATCGCGATATAG
- a CDS encoding aspartate kinase yields MPRVVMKFGGTSVGDLDRIRNVAARVKREVAAGNEVAVVVSAMSGETNKLVDYCTSIAPVHDAREYDAVVASGEQVTAGLTAMAIQAEGVPARSWLGWQIAIRTDEVHGKARILSIDSEDLLSRMATGEVAVVAGFQGVAGRNRIATLGRGGSDTSAVALAAALGADRCDIYTDVDGVYTCDPRIVRAARKLNKITYEEMLEMASLGARVLQTRSVEMAMKNRVRLQVLSSFSDAPGTLVVDEDEIVEQEIVSGIAYSRDEAKITLVQVPDQPGVAARIFGPLAEHNINVDMIVQNVSEDGRSTDMTFTVGVEDCQRTVDLLQGLQGDLGFARVVPDEHVVKVSVIGVGMRSHAGVANSMFRALAENGINIQVISTSEIKISVLIADKYLELALRALHTAYGLDNT; encoded by the coding sequence ATGCCCCGTGTCGTGATGAAATTCGGCGGAACCTCGGTCGGCGATCTCGACCGGATACGCAATGTGGCGGCGCGCGTGAAGCGCGAGGTCGCCGCCGGCAACGAGGTCGCCGTCGTCGTGTCGGCAATGTCCGGCGAAACCAATAAACTGGTCGACTATTGCACCAGCATTGCACCGGTTCATGATGCGCGGGAATACGACGCCGTCGTCGCGTCGGGCGAACAGGTGACCGCAGGACTGACAGCCATGGCCATTCAGGCCGAGGGTGTACCCGCCCGATCGTGGCTGGGCTGGCAGATCGCGATCCGCACCGACGAGGTGCATGGCAAAGCGCGAATCCTTTCCATCGACAGCGAGGACCTGCTGAGCCGGATGGCAACCGGCGAGGTCGCGGTCGTCGCCGGTTTCCAGGGCGTGGCGGGCCGCAACCGGATTGCCACCCTGGGGCGCGGCGGGTCCGACACCTCGGCGGTGGCGCTGGCTGCCGCACTGGGAGCGGACCGATGCGACATCTACACGGATGTCGACGGCGTCTATACCTGCGATCCCAGGATCGTTCGGGCCGCGCGCAAGCTCAACAAGATTACATACGAGGAAATGCTGGAAATGGCGTCCCTGGGCGCCAGGGTGCTGCAGACCCGCTCGGTCGAAATGGCGATGAAGAACCGGGTTCGGCTACAGGTTCTTTCCAGCTTCAGCGATGCCCCCGGCACGTTGGTCGTTGACGAGGATGAAATCGTGGAACAGGAAATAGTAAGCGGAATCGCCTATAGCCGCGACGAGGCGAAGATCACCCTGGTGCAGGTGCCGGATCAGCCAGGTGTCGCGGCCCGGATATTCGGGCCGCTGGCTGAACACAATATCAATGTCGACATGATCGTGCAGAACGTCTCGGAGGACGGACGGTCGACCGACATGACGTTCACCGTTGGGGTGGAGGATTGCCAGAGAACGGTTGACCTGCTTCAGGGCCTTCAGGGCGACCTCGGATTCGCCCGGGTCGTACCGGATGAGCATGTGGTGAAAGTATCCGTCATCGGTGTTGGCATGCGCAGCCATGCAGGTGTCGCCAACAGCATGTTCCGGGCGCTGGCCGAGAATGGCATCAACATTCAGGTTATTTCGACTTCGGAGATCAAGATCAGTGTTCTGATTGCCGACAAATATCTGGAACTCGCGCTGCGAGCCTTGCACACGGCCTACGGACTGGACAACACTTGA
- the ubiG gene encoding bifunctional 2-polyprenyl-6-hydroxyphenol methylase/3-demethylubiquinol 3-O-methyltransferase UbiG, whose amino-acid sequence MSSDRPHRTRSAPPLHGAVDKDEIDRFDRIAAEWWDPRGKFRPLHAMNPTRAAYVRDRLSPLSPEGAEPGVAQPLSGLRLLDVGCGGGLLAECLARWGADVVAIDAGTEAIAVARRHAQDQGLAIDYRCLTADVLAEEDGNFDGVTALEVIEHVPDPARFCNELASLVRPGGRVVMSTLNRTRTSFLTAIVGAEYALGWLPRGTHDWNRFLKPSELAAMLRRSGLVVEDTAGLRPDTPTGRQWRLSRSSMSVNYLISAARPD is encoded by the coding sequence ATGTCGTCCGATCGCCCACATAGAACCAGGAGCGCGCCGCCGCTCCATGGCGCCGTCGACAAGGATGAGATCGACCGATTCGACCGCATTGCCGCAGAATGGTGGGATCCGCGCGGCAAATTCCGGCCGCTGCACGCCATGAACCCGACCCGGGCCGCCTATGTGCGCGATCGCTTGTCGCCCCTTTCGCCGGAGGGTGCGGAACCCGGCGTCGCGCAGCCGTTGTCGGGCTTGCGGCTTCTGGACGTCGGCTGTGGCGGCGGACTGCTTGCCGAATGCCTTGCCCGGTGGGGGGCCGACGTCGTCGCCATCGACGCCGGCACCGAGGCGATCGCCGTCGCACGCCGTCACGCGCAGGATCAGGGGCTTGCGATCGACTACCGATGCTTGACCGCAGATGTTCTGGCCGAAGAGGACGGCAACTTCGACGGCGTCACCGCCCTGGAGGTTATCGAACACGTCCCGGACCCCGCCCGGTTCTGCAACGAACTGGCGTCGCTGGTGCGGCCGGGCGGGCGGGTCGTCATGAGCACGCTCAACCGGACCCGGACCAGCTTTCTCACCGCCATCGTCGGGGCCGAATACGCGCTGGGATGGCTGCCGCGCGGCACCCACGACTGGAACAGATTCCTGAAGCCGAGCGAACTTGCCGCCATGCTGCGCCGCAGTGGCCTTGTGGTGGAGGATACGGCCGGGCTTCGCCCTGATACGCCGACCGGGCGCCAGTGGCGGCTTTCGCGGTCGTCGATGTCGGTCAACTACCTGATTTCCGCGGCCAGGCCGGATTAG
- a CDS encoding methyl-accepting chemotaxis protein: MQALKNLRIRARLLIGFGTILALMIVLTIVAISQVNQISTSLAVVNDVNSVKQRYAINFRGSVHDRAIALRDVVLMEDGADRQAALDEIDALASNYADAAVSLDRMFAERDDVTAGERAILGDIKAIEARTLPLIETVIDARLGGDHDTAHATLIDDARPAFVDWLAAINRFIDLQENMNATIADETRSVAQNFLFLMIVATALALAVGGLLAWWIIHSVTPLRQLTASVLRLARGDLSVDVPASTSRDEVGEIIGAVHIFKGNAVEAEEMRRQQVLQQEQAEEQKAAAMERMAATVEQETRQAVDKIAQKTNRLNDSADEMVASAQKVSTNAESVSAASQTSITNASTVSGASEELTASIREITRQIEQTTQLTSRASHTGQTAEETMASLQSAVGRIGEVASIIGDIAGQTNLLALNATIESARAGEAGKGFAVVAQEVKNLATQTGQSTEEISRQIAEVQTTTQEAVDAVKAMIDGIRQIDDVSASVAAAVREQDNATSEIARTIAETAASSSDVSTRIAEVAREAERNTEWAETAKSIGRDVEANIEVLRETLNRVVREASTDAA, from the coding sequence ATGCAGGCCCTCAAAAATTTGCGAATCCGGGCACGGTTGCTGATCGGTTTCGGCACAATACTCGCACTGATGATTGTTCTGACGATCGTCGCTATCTCGCAAGTCAATCAGATTTCCACCAGTCTTGCGGTCGTCAACGACGTCAACAGCGTAAAACAGCGTTACGCTATCAATTTCCGTGGCAGCGTTCACGACCGCGCCATCGCATTGCGGGATGTCGTGTTGATGGAGGACGGAGCCGACCGGCAGGCTGCTCTGGACGAAATCGATGCCCTCGCCTCCAACTACGCCGACGCCGCAGTCTCCCTCGACCGCATGTTTGCCGAGCGTGATGACGTGACCGCCGGGGAGCGGGCCATTCTGGGTGATATCAAAGCCATCGAGGCCAGGACGCTGCCGTTGATCGAGACCGTCATCGATGCGCGGCTCGGCGGAGACCATGATACCGCGCACGCCACTCTCATCGATGATGCCCGCCCGGCATTCGTGGACTGGCTGGCTGCCATCAACCGGTTCATCGATCTTCAGGAAAACATGAACGCCACAATCGCTGATGAGACACGGTCGGTGGCGCAGAACTTCCTGTTCCTGATGATCGTTGCCACCGCATTGGCGCTCGCGGTCGGCGGCTTGCTGGCCTGGTGGATCATTCACTCCGTGACGCCGTTGCGGCAATTGACGGCCAGTGTGCTCCGTCTCGCCCGCGGTGATCTTTCCGTTGATGTGCCGGCATCGACCAGCCGGGACGAGGTCGGCGAGATCATCGGCGCGGTCCACATCTTCAAGGGCAACGCCGTCGAAGCCGAGGAAATGCGGCGCCAGCAGGTCCTGCAGCAGGAACAGGCCGAGGAACAGAAGGCCGCAGCCATGGAACGAATGGCGGCGACCGTCGAACAGGAAACCCGGCAGGCGGTCGACAAGATCGCTCAGAAGACCAACCGGTTGAACGATTCTGCCGACGAGATGGTGGCGTCGGCGCAGAAAGTCTCGACCAATGCCGAGAGCGTGTCGGCCGCCTCGCAGACGTCGATCACCAATGCCTCGACCGTGTCCGGCGCCTCGGAGGAATTGACGGCCTCGATCAGGGAGATCACGCGCCAGATCGAGCAGACGACACAACTCACCAGCAGGGCATCGCATACCGGACAGACGGCGGAAGAGACGATGGCGTCGCTGCAATCGGCTGTCGGACGTATCGGCGAAGTCGCGTCGATTATCGGGGATATTGCCGGGCAGACCAATCTTCTGGCCCTGAACGCCACAATCGAGTCGGCACGCGCTGGCGAAGCCGGCAAGGGCTTCGCGGTCGTCGCACAGGAGGTGAAGAACCTGGCGACTCAGACGGGGCAATCGACCGAGGAAATCAGCCGCCAGATCGCCGAAGTGCAAACGACAACGCAGGAGGCCGTCGATGCCGTCAAGGCCATGATCGATGGCATTCGTCAGATAGACGATGTCAGCGCCTCTGTCGCAGCGGCAGTGCGCGAGCAGGACAACGCCACCAGCGAAATCGCCCGCACAATTGCGGAAACCGCCGCATCGTCATCGGATGTGTCGACCCGGATCGCCGAGGTTGCTCGCGAGGCCGAGCGGAATACGGAATGGGCCGAAACCGCAAAGAGCATTGGCCGCGACGTCGAGGCCAATATCGAAGTTCTGCGCGAAACGCTCAACCGTGTGGTCAGAGAAGCATCGACAGACGCCGCCTGA
- a CDS encoding DUF1178 family protein: MIKFSLKCRQDHEFDGWFRDGATYETQAAAGVIECPSCGDRSIRKAPMAPSIARRMTQDRDSGPPSDLQSGHEVAASQTPDEGRRSTGHNTDSVPSSGEKSLREGESARSMVSGDRLREMLYAIKRHVESNCDYVGDRFADEARRIHHGQADKRGIYGEASADEAEELADEGIEISQIPWPTRSDS, translated from the coding sequence ATGATCAAGTTCTCGCTGAAATGCCGGCAGGATCACGAGTTCGACGGTTGGTTCCGCGATGGTGCCACCTACGAGACTCAGGCTGCGGCCGGTGTCATAGAGTGCCCGTCCTGCGGCGACCGGTCGATCCGAAAGGCGCCGATGGCGCCGAGCATAGCACGCCGCATGACACAGGACCGCGATTCCGGCCCGCCGTCTGATCTGCAGTCCGGCCATGAAGTGGCGGCGAGCCAGACCCCGGATGAAGGACGGCGATCGACCGGCCACAATACCGACTCCGTTCCTTCTTCGGGCGAAAAATCGCTGCGTGAGGGGGAAAGCGCGCGTTCGATGGTGTCTGGTGATCGGCTTCGCGAGATGCTGTATGCGATCAAGCGCCACGTCGAATCGAACTGTGACTATGTCGGCGACCGCTTTGCGGACGAGGCGCGGCGAATTCACCACGGGCAGGCCGACAAACGCGGGATCTATGGCGAAGCGTCCGCCGACGAGGCTGAGGAACTGGCAGACGAGGGAATCGAGATCTCGCAAATTCCATGGCCGACCAGGTCTGACTCCTGA
- the grxC gene encoding glutaredoxin 3, whose product MVPVTVYSSPFCSFCARAKKLLSDKGVSFDEIDVFSDAGRKKEMIDRAGGKRTVPQIFVGDAHVGGCDELFALDRQGRLDPLLAGSTLAGNAQ is encoded by the coding sequence ATGGTACCTGTTACTGTCTATTCCAGCCCGTTTTGTTCCTTTTGCGCACGGGCAAAGAAACTCCTTTCCGACAAGGGCGTGAGTTTTGACGAGATCGATGTCTTCAGCGATGCCGGACGCAAGAAAGAGATGATAGACCGCGCCGGCGGCAAGCGGACGGTGCCGCAGATATTCGTCGGTGATGCTCATGTCGGTGGCTGCGATGAATTGTTCGCACTGGACCGGCAGGGCCGCCTGGATCCCTTATTGGCCGGCAGCACTTTGGCCGGCAACGCTCAATAG
- a CDS encoding ComF family protein, translated as MVDIRHRWRSEGGGLERGQRMLLPRRWAWAAIDFLFPVRCAMCAAIVTGGPGVCPACWGSLSFITSPFCERCGLAFEIAGFQGEVCCGACLARPPPFERARAALNYDDASRRLVLPFKHGDRPDIAATVAPWTAVAGADLLAGADWIVPIPLHRWRLLARRYNQSARLAARIADKAGVPVCWGSLTRRRRTTPQGKHSAAGRRRNVQGAFVVPDRYRRLVTGSRIVLIDDVMTTGATVEAATRAMLAAGASAVDVLTVARVPLASG; from the coding sequence ATGGTCGATATTCGACACCGGTGGCGATCGGAGGGAGGCGGATTGGAAAGGGGGCAACGAATGTTGTTGCCGCGCCGATGGGCGTGGGCTGCGATCGATTTTCTCTTTCCGGTTCGCTGTGCCATGTGTGCGGCAATCGTGACCGGTGGGCCCGGTGTATGTCCCGCCTGCTGGGGAAGCCTGTCGTTCATAACGTCGCCCTTTTGTGAAAGGTGTGGACTGGCTTTCGAGATCGCGGGCTTCCAGGGCGAGGTCTGCTGTGGCGCTTGCCTGGCCCGCCCGCCGCCCTTTGAGCGCGCACGGGCAGCCCTCAACTATGATGACGCCAGCCGGCGGCTGGTTCTGCCGTTCAAACACGGCGACCGCCCGGACATTGCGGCAACGGTCGCGCCATGGACCGCGGTTGCGGGGGCCGATCTGCTGGCCGGTGCCGACTGGATCGTGCCCATCCCGCTTCACCGATGGCGATTGTTGGCGAGACGCTATAACCAATCGGCGCGGCTTGCGGCGCGAATTGCCGACAAGGCCGGGGTGCCGGTCTGCTGGGGGAGCCTGACCCGCCGTCGGCGAACGACACCGCAGGGAAAACACAGCGCTGCCGGCCGCCGGCGGAACGTTCAGGGCGCCTTTGTCGTGCCCGACCGATATCGTCGTCTGGTCACGGGCAGCAGGATCGTGCTGATCGATGACGTCATGACGACCGGCGCGACGGTCGAGGCCGCAACACGAGCCATGCTTGCGGCGGGCGCGTCCGCTGTTGACGTTCTGACGGTGGCACGGGTGCCGCTGGCCAGCGGTTGA
- a CDS encoding methyltransferase domain-containing protein yields MMADAQMAVFDRRRVRHHRDRAAAGFDGFAFLFDHVADALKDRLLDVRRDFRRALDIGSRHGGLGEALTGHRGIETVFQIDLSPKMAGIAAATGRPTVVGDEEWLPFAPESMDLAVSALSLHWVNDLPGALVQINHALKPDGLFMGAMLGGDTLIELRETILRTEMDMLGGVSPRLSPLAEIRDAGGLLQRGGFALPVADAETVTVTYQNAFALFRDLRGMGETQAGLHANAAIPPRTFWPEVARRYTEQFAGSDGRIPATFQILYLTGWAPDESQPKPLQPGTASSRLADALRTTEIPAGDPLGPRPGMTE; encoded by the coding sequence ATGATGGCCGATGCTCAGATGGCCGTCTTCGACCGTCGTCGCGTCCGTCACCATCGTGACCGGGCCGCAGCCGGGTTCGATGGCTTTGCGTTTCTGTTCGACCATGTCGCCGACGCGCTGAAGGATCGCCTTCTGGATGTGCGCCGCGATTTCCGGCGCGCCCTGGATATCGGGTCCCGGCATGGCGGCCTGGGAGAGGCGCTCACCGGCCACCGCGGCATCGAGACCGTCTTCCAGATCGATCTTTCTCCAAAGATGGCCGGGATCGCGGCCGCCACCGGCCGGCCAACCGTCGTCGGCGACGAGGAATGGCTGCCGTTTGCCCCCGAATCCATGGATCTCGCGGTCAGTGCGCTGTCGCTACACTGGGTCAACGACCTGCCCGGCGCCCTGGTCCAGATCAATCACGCCCTGAAACCCGACGGTTTGTTCATGGGCGCGATGCTCGGCGGTGACACCCTGATCGAGCTGCGCGAGACGATCCTTCGGACCGAAATGGACATGCTGGGCGGCGTCAGTCCGCGTCTGTCACCCCTGGCGGAAATACGGGACGCCGGCGGGCTGCTTCAACGGGGCGGATTCGCTCTGCCCGTTGCCGACGCCGAAACCGTGACCGTCACCTATCAAAATGCGTTCGCCTTGTTCCGGGATCTGCGTGGCATGGGCGAGACGCAGGCGGGTCTGCATGCCAATGCCGCCATTCCGCCCCGAACTTTCTGGCCCGAGGTCGCCCGGCGCTACACCGAACAATTCGCCGGGTCCGACGGACGCATCCCGGCGACGTTCCAGATCCTCTACCTGACCGGCTGGGCGCCCGATGAAAGCCAGCCCAAGCCCCTGCAGCCGGGAACCGCAAGCTCCCGCCTGGCCGATGCGCTGAGGACCACGGAGATACCAGCAGGCGATCCGCTCGGCCCGCGACCGGGAATGACGGAATAA
- a CDS encoding (deoxy)nucleoside triphosphate pyrophosphohydrolase, giving the protein MILVSAVALVDIDGRVLLARRPPGKPMAGLWEFPGGKVHNGETPEQALIRELHEELAIDTKESCLAPLTFASHAYDDFHLLMPVFACRRWWGTPTPCEGQELAWVRPARMGDYPMPAADIPLVAMIRDML; this is encoded by the coding sequence ATGATCCTGGTGTCCGCCGTAGCCCTGGTCGATATCGACGGGCGCGTTCTGCTTGCGCGGCGTCCGCCCGGCAAACCCATGGCCGGACTGTGGGAGTTTCCCGGAGGCAAGGTTCACAACGGTGAGACGCCCGAACAGGCGCTGATCCGCGAACTGCACGAAGAATTGGCGATTGACACGAAAGAGAGCTGTCTGGCCCCACTGACATTTGCGTCGCATGCTTATGACGACTTTCATCTGCTCATGCCGGTGTTTGCCTGCCGACGCTGGTGGGGTACCCCAACGCCGTGCGAAGGGCAGGAACTGGCCTGGGTCAGACCCGCAAGGATGGGGGACTATCCCATGCCCGCGGCTGATATCCCGCTGGTGGCCATGATCCGGGACATGCTCTGA
- a CDS encoding GNAT family N-acetyltransferase: protein MVQDPSQPLREVLETSRLVLRRYRPSDAEAVHRLIDDWEVVRWLAQVPYPYSLADARGWIDRTVRDWNSGIDHQFAILKKTAGGTDLVGAVGLRADPARSLRVRELGYWFTPNVWGHGLGTEAALAMLDFGFGDIGMEMVWATALPDNSRSQRVLMKAGLVADGVQTGHFVPIGKTVECPRFVLSRERYALWVSTDSAGVCPT, encoded by the coding sequence ATGGTGCAGGATCCATCGCAGCCCCTGCGGGAGGTGCTGGAGACAAGCCGCCTGGTTCTGCGCAGATACAGGCCGTCGGACGCCGAAGCCGTTCACCGTCTCATCGACGACTGGGAGGTGGTCAGATGGCTGGCTCAGGTTCCCTATCCCTATTCTCTGGCCGATGCCCGTGGCTGGATCGACAGGACCGTGCGTGACTGGAACAGTGGCATCGACCATCAATTCGCGATCCTGAAAAAGACCGCCGGCGGTACCGATCTGGTCGGCGCTGTCGGATTGCGGGCGGATCCGGCGCGGTCGCTGAGGGTCCGGGAACTTGGGTACTGGTTCACGCCCAACGTGTGGGGCCATGGCCTGGGTACCGAGGCGGCGCTGGCGATGCTCGACTTCGGATTTGGCGATATTGGCATGGAAATGGTCTGGGCGACGGCACTTCCTGACAATTCGCGCTCGCAACGCGTGCTGATGAAGGCCGGTTTGGTGGCCGACGGCGTTCAGACCGGGCATTTCGTGCCGATCGGCAAGACCGTCGAATGCCCGCGATTCGTGCTGAGCAGGGAGCGTTACGCGCTGTGGGTAAGTACCGACAGCGCCGGCGTATGCCCCACATGA